In one Sulfitobacter sp. LCG007 genomic region, the following are encoded:
- the pip gene encoding prolyl aminopeptidase yields the protein MDRNADQKRAVQYLYPPIDPFDQRMMDVGDGHSLYVEQCGNPRGLPVVVLHGGPGGGCSPAMRRYFDPKIYRVILFDQRGCGRSRPHASVEHNTTWHLVRDIEQIRTTFGIRDWVVFGGSWGATLSLVYAQSHPEAVRHLVLRGVFLMTQRELDWFYGGGAGRFWPEVWARFANMVPEDERDDLIAAYNRRLFCGDLPTETRFARAWSGWENALASVHSTGAPSESPGDYARAFARLENHYFTHAGFLDFDGQILAQMDRIADIPGVIVQGRYDMICPPEGAHALAQGWKSCDLRMIRTAGHALSEPGISSELVRVMDGIADR from the coding sequence ATGGACAGGAACGCGGATCAAAAGCGCGCAGTGCAATACCTCTACCCGCCGATCGATCCTTTCGATCAGCGCATGATGGACGTCGGCGACGGGCACAGTCTTTACGTCGAGCAATGCGGCAATCCCAGGGGCCTTCCGGTTGTGGTGCTGCATGGCGGGCCCGGCGGCGGCTGCAGCCCGGCGATGCGGCGATACTTCGATCCGAAGATCTATCGCGTGATCCTGTTCGATCAGCGCGGCTGCGGCCGTTCGCGTCCGCATGCATCGGTCGAGCACAACACGACGTGGCATCTGGTCCGCGACATCGAGCAGATACGCACGACTTTCGGTATCCGCGACTGGGTCGTTTTCGGCGGAAGCTGGGGCGCGACGCTGTCTCTGGTCTATGCGCAGTCCCACCCCGAAGCCGTGCGCCATCTGGTCCTGCGCGGCGTCTTCCTGATGACCCAGCGTGAACTCGACTGGTTCTACGGCGGTGGCGCGGGGCGTTTCTGGCCCGAGGTCTGGGCGCGCTTCGCCAACATGGTTCCCGAGGATGAGCGCGACGACCTGATCGCGGCCTACAACAGGCGGCTTTTCTGCGGTGACCTGCCGACCGAGACACGCTTTGCCCGGGCCTGGTCCGGATGGGAGAACGCGCTTGCCTCGGTCCATTCCACAGGCGCGCCGAGCGAGAGTCCGGGCGATTATGCGCGGGCCTTCGCGCGACTCGAGAACCACTATTTCACCCATGCGGGATTTCTCGATTTCGACGGGCAGATCCTGGCGCAGATGGACCGGATCGCCGATATTCCCGGCGTCATCGTGCAGGGACGCTACGACATGATCTGCCCGCCCGAAGGGGCCCATGCGCTCGCGCAGGGCTGGAAGAGCTGCGATCTGAGGATGATCCGGACCGCCGGCCACGCGCTGTCCGAGCCGGGGATCAGCTCTGAGCTGGTCCGCGTCATGGACGGGATCGCCGACCGGTGA
- a CDS encoding ABC transporter substrate-binding protein has translation MSRASRMDRRALFTTGAAAALLAAAGVGARADPTRGGRLRMALSGAGRQDSFDAGRASGLFMQVAGAGCVFDCLTEIAADGTLRGELATGWEANADATGWRFSLRRGVSFHDGSDFTAVDAAASLERHRAAGLAGIRRIEVTDSHSLRVAFDAPAPQFPYRLSDPRYVIYPEARVDEAMAGGIGTGLYRVRRFQPGRDFVGERVEAHYKDGHAGWFDEVEIVSIPSAEVRAEALRGGYVDVADLPDTSGLPDLSDFALLPDARSMMQAASRAVVVPGRVGKALPLDNLRAAERWWMA, from the coding sequence GTGAGCCGGGCGTCGCGCATGGACCGCCGGGCGCTCTTCACCACGGGTGCGGCGGCTGCGCTGCTGGCAGCGGCGGGGGTCGGCGCCCGGGCCGACCCGACGCGCGGCGGGCGCCTGCGCATGGCCCTGTCCGGCGCAGGACGCCAGGACAGTTTCGACGCGGGTCGGGCCTCGGGCCTTTTCATGCAGGTGGCCGGCGCCGGTTGCGTGTTCGACTGTCTCACCGAGATCGCCGCCGACGGAACGCTGCGCGGTGAGCTTGCGACCGGCTGGGAGGCGAATGCCGACGCGACGGGCTGGCGCTTTTCCCTGCGCCGTGGCGTATCCTTCCACGACGGATCCGACTTTACCGCAGTTGATGCGGCGGCCTCGCTCGAACGGCACCGCGCCGCCGGGCTTGCCGGGATCCGGCGGATCGAGGTGACTGACAGCCATTCCCTGAGGGTCGCTTTCGACGCGCCCGCTCCGCAGTTTCCCTATCGGCTGTCCGACCCGCGCTATGTCATCTATCCCGAGGCCCGCGTCGACGAGGCGATGGCCGGGGGCATCGGCACCGGTCTCTATCGGGTCAGGCGTTTCCAGCCCGGACGCGACTTTGTCGGAGAGCGCGTCGAAGCGCATTACAAGGACGGTCATGCGGGCTGGTTCGACGAGGTCGAGATCGTCTCAATCCCGTCGGCTGAGGTGCGTGCCGAGGCGCTGCGCGGCGGATATGTCGATGTGGCGGACCTTCCGGACACCTCCGGCCTGCCGGATCTGTCGGATTTCGCCCTGCTGCCTGACGCGCGAAGCATGATGCAGGCGGCCTCGCGCGCTGTCGTCGTCCCGGGGCGTGTGGGCAAGGCCCTGCCGCTGGACAATCTGCGCGCGGCAGAGCGCTGGTGGATGGCGTGA
- the rimP gene encoding ribosome maturation factor RimP: MSNDLIAKAAMDRRLAEIVTPVIEDLGFELVRIRLMSGKSTTLQIMADKPEGGIEVDDCAVISQAVSAILDVEDPILDEYSLEVSSPGIDRPLTRLKDFEAFEGYEAKIETAEMIDGRRRFKGVLAGIEGDEVLINVTEGTIGLRFEWLSDAKLVLTDELIREMLRQRKASGAIDETKFDEIQTDESAVEEED; this comes from the coding sequence ATGAGCAACGACCTGATCGCCAAAGCTGCAATGGATCGCCGGCTGGCCGAGATCGTGACACCCGTGATCGAGGACCTCGGCTTCGAACTGGTGCGCATCCGGCTGATGTCGGGCAAGTCCACGACGCTGCAGATCATGGCCGACAAGCCCGAGGGCGGCATCGAGGTCGACGACTGCGCCGTGATCAGCCAGGCGGTCAGTGCGATCCTCGACGTAGAGGATCCGATCCTGGACGAGTATTCGCTGGAGGTTTCGAGCCCCGGCATCGACCGTCCCTTGACCCGGCTGAAGGATTTCGAGGCGTTCGAGGGCTATGAGGCCAAGATCGAAACGGCCGAGATGATCGACGGTCGCCGCCGCTTCAAGGGCGTGCTTGCCGGGATCGAGGGCGACGAGGTGCTGATCAACGTGACCGAGGGCACCATCGGCCTGCGATTTGAATGGCTGAGCGACGCGAAGCTTGTCCTGACCGACGAGCTGATCCGCGAGATGCTGCGCCAGCGCAAGGCTTCGGGCGCGATAGACGAGACGAAATTCG
- the ubiG gene encoding bifunctional 2-polyprenyl-6-hydroxyphenol methylase/3-demethylubiquinol 3-O-methyltransferase UbiG, which translates to MPMQQTTVDPGEIAKFEAMAAEWWNPSGKFKPLHMLNPCRLDYINSQIAAEFGRYLKAPSPFAGLRLLDIGCGGGLLSEPMARLGAEVVGADAAERNIPVARLHAEKSGLDIDYRHTTAEALAEAGERFDVVLNMEVVEHVASPPDYLRAVHDLLKPGGLHVCSTLNRNPKSYMMAIVGAEHVMRWLPKGTHDWSKFITPDELFQLLRDAGLDPVDRKGFVFNPLGWSWHVSDRDLSVNYVTASLRPA; encoded by the coding sequence ATGCCGATGCAACAAACGACAGTCGATCCGGGCGAGATCGCAAAGTTCGAGGCGATGGCGGCAGAATGGTGGAATCCATCGGGCAAGTTCAAGCCGCTTCACATGCTCAATCCCTGCCGGCTCGACTACATCAATTCCCAGATCGCCGCCGAGTTCGGGCGTTACCTGAAGGCGCCGTCGCCCTTCGCGGGGCTCCGGCTTCTCGACATCGGGTGCGGCGGCGGGCTTCTGTCCGAACCCATGGCCCGGCTCGGTGCCGAGGTGGTCGGCGCCGATGCGGCCGAGCGCAACATTCCCGTGGCGCGGCTCCATGCCGAGAAGTCCGGTCTCGACATCGACTACCGCCATACCACTGCCGAGGCCCTGGCAGAAGCGGGCGAGCGGTTCGACGTGGTCCTCAACATGGAGGTGGTCGAACACGTCGCCTCGCCGCCGGACTACCTGCGCGCGGTCCACGATCTCCTGAAGCCCGGCGGGCTGCATGTCTGCTCGACCCTCAACCGCAATCCGAAATCCTACATGATGGCGATTGTCGGTGCCGAACATGTGATGCGCTGGCTGCCGAAGGGGACCCATGACTGGTCGAAGTTCATCACGCCGGACGAGCTTTTCCAGCTCCTGCGCGACGCCGGGCTCGACCCCGTGGACCGCAAGGGATTCGTCTTCAATCCCCTAGGCTGGTCCTGGCATGTTTCCGACCGCGATCTCAGCGTGAATTACGTCACGGCGAGCCTGCGTCCCGCCTAA
- a CDS encoding MarR family winged helix-turn-helix transcriptional regulator, whose amino-acid sequence MSDDRNALAIALFSEVLAADQVVRNRLSRVLPKGMEISHFSVLNHLAWHEGERTPAQLAEIFHVTRGAMSNTLGKLEWSGYIHVRPDWEDARRKLVSISPAGRAARDQAVGSITPMITQAVAELGEDRVRAALPILREMRRQMGPRG is encoded by the coding sequence CGCTTTTCAGCGAGGTGCTGGCCGCGGACCAGGTGGTGCGCAACCGGCTGAGCAGGGTATTGCCCAAGGGGATGGAGATTTCGCATTTCTCGGTTCTCAACCATCTCGCCTGGCACGAAGGCGAACGGACACCTGCCCAGCTGGCCGAGATCTTCCACGTCACCCGCGGCGCCATGAGCAACACGCTGGGCAAGCTGGAATGGTCCGGCTACATCCACGTCCGGCCGGATTGGGAAGACGCGCGGCGCAAGCTGGTCTCGATCAGCCCGGCGGGACGCGCCGCCCGCGACCAGGCGGTGGGATCGATCACGCCGATGATCACCCAGGCCGTCGCTGAACTGGGCGAGGACAGGGTGCGCGCCGCGCTGCCGATCCTGCGCGAGATGCGCCGCCAGATGGGGCCGCGCGGTTAG